From a region of the Odontesthes bonariensis isolate fOdoBon6 chromosome 4, fOdoBon6.hap1, whole genome shotgun sequence genome:
- the fabp2 gene encoding fatty acid-binding protein, intestinal, producing the protein MTFNGTWKIDRNEDYEKFMEKMGINMVKRKLAAHDNLKIIIEQTGDKFRVKESSNFRNIEIDFTLGENFSYSLADGTEVSGSWIIEGDMLKGVFTRKDNGKQLLTNRIVQGDELIQSYNYDGVDAKRIFKRA; encoded by the exons ATGACCTTCAACGGCACCTGGAAAATTGATCGCAATGAAGACTATGAGAAATTCATGGAAAAAATGG GAATTAACATGGTGAAGAGGAAGCTCGCCGCTCACGACAACCTCAAGATAATCATCGAACAGACTGGAGACAAATTTCGTGTCAAGGAGAGCAGCAATTTCCGCAACATTGAAATAGACTTCACCCTGGGAGAGAACTTCAGCTACAGTCTTGCAGATGGAACTGAAGTATCG GGCTCTTGGATCATCGAGGGCGACATGTTAAAAGGGGTTTTCACCAGAAAGGACAATGGAAAACAATTGCTAACAAACAGAATTGTCCAAGGAGATGAACTTATCCAA AGCTACAACTACGATGGTGTGGATGCAAAGAGGATTTTCAAGAGGGCCTAG
- the gucy1b1 gene encoding guanylate cyclase soluble subunit beta-1: protein MYGFVNHALELLVLRNYGPEVWEDIKREAQLDIEGQFLVRIIYEDAKTYDLVAAASKVLKIDAGDILQLFGKMFFEFCQESGYDTILRVLGSNVREFLQNLDALHDHLGTIYPGMRAPSFRCTDAEKGNNLILHYYSEREGLQDIVIGIIKTVAQQIHGTEIEMKVIQPKSEECDHIKFLIEEKDSEEEAFYEDLDGFEENGTQETRISPYTFCKAFPFHLMFDKDLMLTQCGNAIYRVLPQLQPGACILPSVFSLVRPHIDFSFHGILSHINTVFVLRSKEGLLNVETVENEDELTGVEISCLRLKGQMIYLPEAENILFLCSPSVMNLDDLTRRGLYLSDIPLHDATRDLVLLGEQFREEYKLTQELEILTDRLQHTLRALEDEKKKTDRLLYSVLPPSVANELRHKRPVPAKRYDNVTILFSGIVGFNAFCSKHASAEGAIKIVNLLNDVYTRFDILTDSRKNPYVYKVETVGDKYMTVSGLPEPCTHHAKSICHLGLDMMEIAGQVKVDDEPVQITIGIHTGEVVTGVIGQRMPRYCLFGNTVNLTSRTETTGEKGKINISEYTSRCLQSSENADPQFHLEYRGPITMKGKKEPMKVWFLSRKVNDTEPAKD from the exons ATG TATGGTTTTGTGAATCACGCCTTGGAGCTCCTCGTTTTAAGGAATTACGGCCCGGAAGTGTGGGAAGACATCAA GAGGGAGGCTCAGCTTGATATTGAGGGTCAGTTCCTTGTCCGGATCATATATGAAGATGCCAAAACGTATGATCTCGTCGCAGCTGCAAGTAAAGTTCTCA AGATTGATGCAGGAGACATCTTGCAGTTGTTTGGGAAGATGTTTTTCGAATTTTGCCAGGAGTCAGGATATGACACCATATTGCGTGTCCTGGGTTCAAATGTGCGGGAATTCTTGCAG AATCTGGATGCTCTACATGATCACCTGGGTACCATTTACCCCGGGATGAGGGCTCCCTCGTTTCGCTGCACCGATGCAGAGAAAGGAAACAATCTGATTCTTCACTACTACTCAGAGAGAGAAGGCTTGCAAGATATCGTGATTGGCATCATTAAAACTGTCGCTCAACAAATCCACGGAACAGAGATAGAGATGAAG GTGATCCAACCAAAAAGTGAGGAGTGCGACCACATCAAGTTTCTGATTGAGGAGAAGGACTCAGAGGAGGAGGCCTTTTATGAAGATCTCGATGGCTTCGAGGAGAACGGCACTCAGGAGACTCGGATCAGCCCCTACACTTTCTGCAAAGCCTTCCCATTTCACCTCATGTTTGACAAGGACCTGATGCTCACACAATGTGGGAACGCCATTTATAGAGTCCTGccgcag CTCCAGCCTGGTGCCTGTATTCTAccttcagttttttctttggtcCGTCCTCATATTGACTTCAGTTTTCATGGCATCCTCTCCCACATCAACACCGTCTTTGTTCTGCGGAGCAAG GAGGGGCTGCTTAATGTGGAGACTGTAGAGAACGAGGATGAGCTGACGGGGGTGGAGATCAGCTGTCTGAGATTGAAAGGGCAGATGATTTATTTGCCAGAGGCAGAGAACATCCTTTTTCTTTGCTCACCCAG TGTTATGAACCTGGATGATCTGACCCGGCGGGGCCTGTACCTAAGTGATATCCCTCTACATGACGCCACGCGTGACTTGGTACTACTGGGTGAGCAGTTTCGCGAGGAGTACAAGCTTACCCAAGAGCTGGAGATCTTGACAGATCGTCTCCAGCACACACTCCGAGCCTTGGAGGACGAGAAGAAGAAGACAGATAG ATTGCTCTATTCTGTTCTGCCACCATCTGTTGCCAATGAGCTGAGACACAAACGTCCAGTCCCAGCCAAACGCTACGACAACGTCACCATCTTGTTTAGCGGCATTGTGGGATTCAATGCTTTCTGCAGCAAGCATGCCTCAGCTGAGGGAGCCATCAAGATAGTCAACCTGCTCAATGATGTTTACACTCGTTTTGACATCTTGACAGACTCTCGGAAGAACCCTTATGTATACAAG GTGGAAACAGTCGGTGATAAGTACATGACGGTGAGCGGCCTGCCAGAGCCGTGCACGCACCACGCCAAGTCAATATGCCACCTTGGCCTCGATATGATGGAGATCGCCGGACAAGTTAAAGTGGATGATGAACCAGTACAG ATCACTATTGGGATCCACACGGGGGAGGTGGTGACTGGGGTGATTGGCCAGAGGATGCCCAGATATTGCCTTTTTGGAAATACCGTCAACCTCACAAGCCGCACTGAAACAACTGgtgaaaagggaaaaataaacATCTCCGAATATACTTCCAG ATGTTTGCAGTCCTCCGAGAATGCTGATCCTCAGTTTCATTTGGAGTACCGTGGTCCTATCACCATGAAAGGAAAGAAGGAGCCCATGAAGGTGTGGTTTCTCTCCAGGAAAGTCAATGACACGGAGCCAGCTAAGGATTAA
- the gucy1a1 gene encoding guanylate cyclase soluble subunit alpha-1 produces MFCAKLKELKISGECPFSSSAKNNEPGDFEERSSDASDLLPISKDVHGKLSEDVPRQKTSRAKVNLHTLGESIRKLACPEFQRLHIALQRMMTVGDHSMDSESPAICCTPHQRCSDEPEHLVEMMNSHSTKTAIPMEALKVALGEEIFNMCYEEDRHILRVVGGALHDFLNSFNVLLKQSSMLTNLDREDCVNEPSVLCLDKDPGLLTVYFFNPCPTTELFFPGVIKAAARLLYHTTVEVLKDPLNAKDSILQSSPQPSLLYTVVVKDAKTLSPSPLRATSAGTLPTSLFSTIFPFHLILDQDLVLVQIGHGLRKRLTRKDGLRWSSTFQEHFSIVSPQIKCTFQGILTMLNAQFIIRIKHGVSTTDNTGKLMDLKGQMIYVSESNAILFLGSPCVDTLEELTGRGLYLSDIPIHNALRDVVLVGEQAKAQDGLKKRLGKAKAALEHAHHALEEEKKKTVDLLFSIFPGTVAQQLWQGETVQAKKFDQVTMLFSDIVGFTAVCSRCTPMQVITMLNELYTRFDHQCGELDVYKVETIGDAYCVAGGLHKESETHAVQIALMALKMMELSDEVMTPTGEPIQMRIGLHSGSVLAGVVGVKMPRYCLFGNNVTLANKFESCGQPRRINMSPTTQRLLKGRPEFVFVPRSRQELPANFPDDIPGVCYFLEATFKTSKPTKK; encoded by the exons ATGTTCTGTGCCAAGCTGAAAGAACTGAAGATATCCGGAGAGTGTCCATTCTCCAGCAGCGCCAAAAACAATGAGCCCGGAGACTTTGAGGAGCGCTCAAGTGACGCTTCAGATTTATTGCCCATTTCTAAGGACGTGCACGGAAAATTGAGCGAGGATGTGCCTCGACAGAAGACAAGCAGAGCCAAAGTTAACCTGCATACTCTTGGAGAGAGCATCCGTAAATTGGCATGTCCAGAG TTTCAAAGATTGCACATTGCCCTCCAACGAATGATGACAGTAGGAGATCACAGCATGGACTCTGAGag TCCAGCAATTTGCTGTACTCCCCACCAGAGATGCAGCGATGAACCAGAGCATTTAGTGGAGATGATGAACAGTCACTCAACCAAAACAG CGATCCCGATGGAAGCCTTGAAAGTTGCTCTTGGCGAGGAGATCTTCAATATGTGTTACGAGGAGGACAGGCACATTTTGAGAGTGGTGGGGGGAGCTCTGCATGACTTCCTCAACAGTTTCAATGTCTTGTTGAAACAGAGCAGCATGCTGACCAACCTGGACAGAGAGGATTGTGTAAACGAACCATCGGTGCTGTGCTTAGACAAGGATCCGGGTCTGCTTACTGTCTATTTCTTCAACCCCTGCCCAACCACCGAGCTCTTTTTCCCCGGAGTCATCAAAGCTGCTGCCCGCCTGCTGTACCACACCACTGTGGAAGTGTTGAAGGACCCCCTCAACGCTAAAGACAGCATCCTGCAGTCCAGCCCGCAGCCTAGTCTTCTGTACACAGTTGTAGTTAAGGATGCTAAAACTCTGAGTCCCAGTCCGTTGCGGGCTACCTCAGCAGGGACCCTCCCTACCTCTCTGTTCTCCACTATCTTCCCTTTCCACCTGATACTGGACCAGGACCTGGTTCTGGTACAAATAGGACATGGACTTAGGAAGAGACTCACCAGGAAGGACGGACTGAGGTGGTCGTCTACCTTCCAagaacacttctctattgtctcccCCCAAATCAAATGTACCTTTCAGGGTATTTTGACCATGCTAAACGCACAGTTTATTATTCGGATCAAACATGGCGTCTCAACTACAGATAACACAGGGAAG CTTATGGACCTTAAAGGTCAGATGATTTATGTCTCAGAGTCAAACGCCATCTTGTTCTTGGGTTCACCATGTGTGGACACGCTGGAGGAGCTAACAGGTCGCGGCCTCTACCTGTCAGACATCCCAATTCATAATGCACTGCGGGATGTAGTCCTGGTTGGTGAACAGGCCAAAGCCCAGGATGGTTTGAAGAAGCGGCTGGGGAAAGCCAAGGCGGCTTTGGAGCATGCTCACCATGctctggaggaggagaagaagaagacagtGGACCTCCTCTTCTCCATCTTCCCAGGCACGGTCGCACAGCAGCTGTGGCAGGGTGAAACGGTCCAGGCCAAAAAGTTTGACCAGGTCACAATGCTCTTCTCTGACATTGTGGGCTTCACAGCTGTTTGCTCGCGCTGCACGCCAATGCAAGTGATCACCATGCTCAATGAGTTGTACACCAGGTTTGACCACCAGTGTGGAGAGCTTGATGTTTATAAG GTGGAGACCATCGGTGATGCTTATTGTGTGGCTGGTGGCTTGCACAAGGAGAGTGAAACTCATGCTGTCCAAATAGCACTCATGGCTTTAAAGATGATGGAGCTTTCAGACGAAGTTATGACACCAACTGGAGAACCGATACAG atgcgTATAGGCCTCCACAGTGGTTCAGTGCTGGCTGGCGTAGTTGGGGTAAAGATGCCACGCTACTGCCTTTTTGGGAACAATGTTACATTGGCAAACAAGTTTGAATCATGTGGCCAACCGAGGAGAATCAACATGAGCCCTACAACCCAGAG ATTGCTGAAGGGTCGCCCAGAGTTTGTCTTTGTTCCCAGGAGCAGACAGGAGCTTCCGGCCAACTTCCCAGACGACATCCCTGGTGTTTGTTACTTTTTGGAAGCGACCTTCAAGACTTCAAAACCGACCAAGAAATGA